In Methylococcus geothermalis, one genomic interval encodes:
- the cax gene encoding calcium/proton exchanger — protein MNLNWLLALIPVAIALNWYHADPILVFLCSALSIVPLAGLMEKATDALSDYLGPTYGGLVNATMGNAPELIIGISALRNGLIDILKASIAGSIMGTLLFGMGLSLLAGGLRKPRQSFDSEMVSVNGALLMLGTFGLVIPAVFKFGAKPDQEISLEISVVLFLVYLASMIYTLVTHRPAVGAAAVKAELEEKGESSKDERPAWSRNTAFWVLGGVAIVLAVVSDALTDSIDDAADAIGLTPVFAGVFLLSIVGNVAQFMNSTSFAYRNQMTLALSVNLGATTQLVLLVAPVLVIAGNLMGMNMDLLFTQFELVGIILSVMVARNLLGDHTSTWLEGVMLIGVYMMLGIGFFYAPSP, from the coding sequence ATGAACCTGAACTGGCTGCTTGCGCTGATACCCGTAGCCATTGCGCTCAATTGGTACCATGCCGATCCGATCCTGGTTTTCCTCTGCTCCGCCCTTTCCATTGTTCCCCTGGCCGGTCTGATGGAAAAAGCCACGGATGCCCTGTCGGACTATTTGGGGCCCACTTACGGCGGACTGGTGAACGCAACCATGGGCAACGCACCCGAGCTGATCATCGGCATTTCCGCATTGCGCAACGGCCTGATCGACATCCTGAAGGCATCGATCGCAGGGTCCATCATGGGCACCCTGCTGTTCGGCATGGGACTTTCCCTGCTCGCCGGCGGGCTGCGCAAGCCCCGCCAGAGCTTCGACAGCGAGATGGTGTCGGTCAACGGTGCACTGCTGATGCTCGGAACGTTCGGCCTCGTGATCCCCGCCGTATTCAAGTTCGGCGCCAAGCCCGACCAGGAAATCAGCCTGGAAATATCCGTCGTGTTGTTTCTGGTTTATCTCGCCAGCATGATCTATACCCTGGTCACACACCGGCCGGCCGTCGGTGCCGCTGCCGTCAAAGCCGAGCTGGAGGAAAAAGGGGAATCCTCCAAGGACGAGAGGCCGGCATGGAGCCGCAACACCGCCTTCTGGGTGCTCGGCGGAGTCGCCATCGTCCTGGCGGTCGTGAGCGATGCGCTCACCGACTCCATCGACGACGCAGCCGACGCCATCGGCCTCACTCCCGTGTTTGCCGGCGTGTTTCTGCTTTCCATCGTGGGCAATGTGGCTCAGTTCATGAATTCGACATCATTCGCCTACAGGAACCAGATGACCCTCGCCCTATCGGTCAACCTCGGCGCGACGACCCAACTGGTGCTGCTGGTCGCTCCCGTCCTCGTCATCGCCGGCAACCTCATGGGCATGAACATGGACCTGCTGTTCACCCAGTTCGAACTCGTGGGGATCATCCTGTCGGTGATGGTCGCCAGGAACCTGCTGGGCGACCATACCTCGACCTGGCTCGAAGGCGTGATGTTGATCGGAGTCTACATGATGCTCGGCATCGGTTTTTTTTATGCGCCTTCGCCTTGA
- a CDS encoding heavy metal translocating P-type ATPase: MFGDPDTPVCRAFLRRVFLVPEIRGATIKTAPACRAELHFDATRHAAKEVLWKVADCLVDENGMPAEGETAPLISPMITARDRHGVVHYHRFGKRVTGWQVVNDKTGSIRLKNPVLYRKNNLCQAIERELMSVLGIDRYKTHSLRCTVQIDYDPRRLSPSNLIEILDSALENAEHQEELDKLDLDLTICTLSVPLAATAQFAVPALLPVSAAVFAYTAIPCFKGAYELVFKEKRIGCDFLDSIVVLGCLGTLQILPGAVLAWCLSFGRLLVKKTEDNSKKMLLNAFGKQPRYVWLVKDGVEIEVPMDKVQKGDIVAVHTGDTVPVDGHIVEGMAMIDQHALTGESTPAEKGVGDRVFASTIMVAGKIFVSVEQSGSETASSKISQILNDTAGYKLSSQHRGEKLADQAALPTLVVGGVAMAAIGPGGAVAALNSDLGTGIRMAAPLALLSSLALCAQKGILVKDGRALELMGKIDTVLFDKTGTLTRECPEVGRVITAKGFEESEVLMYAAAAEQKFHHPIALAILNKAEEWGIGLPATDETQYKVGYGIDVGVNGHRIRVGSPRFMEMEGIALTPAIKEALDAAHLEGYTMVMVAIGDRIGGALELRAAVRPEVKQIVAGLRARGVKHLAIISGDHEAPTRKLAEELGMDRYFAQVLPADKAGYVERLQQEGRTVCFVGDGINDSIALKKANVSISLRGATSIATDTAHIVFLEQGLGKLCELRDISRELDRNIARSWAMIIAPNVACVLGVFTLGFGVAASVFTNNVAALAALANGLLPMRKVALLEAERRHQLELELKRAGCDNVGRTGIPDAAVTMETAGTATGIEDADDGRQDALAA, encoded by the coding sequence ATGTTCGGCGATCCGGACACCCCGGTTTGCCGGGCTTTCTTGCGGCGAGTATTCCTGGTACCGGAAATCCGGGGAGCGACGATCAAAACGGCGCCGGCCTGTCGTGCAGAGCTCCATTTCGACGCCACGCGGCATGCCGCGAAAGAAGTGCTGTGGAAGGTGGCGGATTGCCTGGTGGACGAAAACGGCATGCCGGCCGAAGGCGAAACCGCTCCGCTGATCTCACCGATGATCACCGCGCGCGACCGCCACGGCGTCGTGCATTATCACCGGTTCGGCAAGAGGGTGACGGGCTGGCAGGTCGTGAACGACAAGACCGGCTCGATCAGGCTGAAAAATCCCGTCCTTTATCGCAAGAACAACCTCTGCCAGGCCATCGAGCGCGAACTGATGAGCGTGCTCGGCATCGACCGCTACAAGACGCATTCCCTGCGCTGCACGGTGCAAATCGACTATGATCCGCGCCGGCTGAGCCCATCGAATCTCATCGAGATCCTCGACAGCGCGCTGGAGAACGCCGAACACCAGGAGGAGCTGGACAAACTCGATCTCGACCTGACCATCTGCACCCTGTCCGTCCCGCTGGCGGCGACCGCGCAGTTCGCGGTTCCGGCCTTGCTCCCGGTGTCGGCGGCGGTATTCGCCTACACAGCCATCCCTTGCTTCAAGGGTGCGTACGAACTCGTTTTCAAGGAAAAGCGGATCGGCTGCGATTTTCTGGATTCCATCGTGGTACTCGGCTGCCTGGGCACCTTGCAGATTCTGCCCGGCGCGGTATTGGCCTGGTGCCTGTCCTTCGGCCGGCTGCTGGTCAAGAAAACCGAAGACAACTCCAAGAAGATGCTGCTCAATGCGTTCGGGAAGCAGCCTCGCTACGTCTGGCTGGTCAAGGACGGCGTCGAGATCGAAGTGCCCATGGACAAAGTCCAGAAAGGCGACATCGTGGCCGTCCATACCGGCGATACCGTGCCGGTGGACGGCCATATCGTCGAAGGTATGGCGATGATCGACCAGCATGCTCTGACCGGCGAATCCACCCCCGCCGAAAAGGGCGTGGGCGACAGGGTCTTCGCGTCCACGATCATGGTCGCCGGCAAGATCTTCGTTTCGGTCGAACAGTCCGGCAGCGAAACCGCCTCCTCCAAGATCAGCCAGATATTGAACGACACCGCGGGCTACAAGCTCTCCTCCCAGCACCGGGGAGAAAAGCTGGCGGATCAGGCCGCCCTTCCCACGCTGGTCGTGGGCGGCGTCGCCATGGCGGCCATCGGTCCGGGCGGCGCCGTCGCCGCGCTCAACAGCGACCTGGGTACCGGCATCCGCATGGCGGCGCCGCTTGCCCTCTTGTCTTCGCTGGCGCTGTGCGCGCAAAAGGGCATCCTCGTCAAGGATGGCCGGGCGCTCGAACTCATGGGCAAGATCGACACCGTTCTGTTCGACAAGACCGGCACCCTGACCCGGGAATGTCCGGAGGTGGGCCGGGTCATCACCGCGAAGGGGTTCGAAGAAAGCGAGGTGCTGATGTATGCCGCGGCGGCGGAACAGAAATTCCATCACCCCATCGCCCTGGCGATCCTGAACAAGGCGGAAGAATGGGGGATCGGGCTGCCGGCGACCGACGAGACCCAGTACAAGGTCGGCTACGGCATCGATGTCGGGGTGAACGGCCACCGAATCCGGGTCGGCAGCCCCCGCTTCATGGAGATGGAGGGCATTGCCCTCACCCCGGCGATCAAGGAAGCACTCGATGCCGCCCATCTCGAAGGCTATACGATGGTGATGGTCGCGATCGGAGACCGGATCGGCGGAGCACTGGAACTCCGGGCCGCGGTCCGGCCCGAAGTGAAGCAGATCGTCGCCGGCCTGCGGGCCCGCGGGGTCAAGCATCTGGCGATCATTTCCGGCGACCACGAAGCGCCCACTCGCAAACTGGCCGAAGAGCTCGGCATGGACCGTTACTTCGCCCAGGTCTTGCCGGCGGACAAGGCCGGTTATGTCGAAAGGCTGCAACAGGAAGGCCGCACCGTCTGCTTCGTCGGCGACGGCATCAACGACTCGATCGCCCTGAAGAAGGCCAACGTGTCGATCTCGCTGCGAGGCGCCACCTCCATCGCCACGGATACCGCCCACATCGTGTTCCTGGAACAGGGCTTGGGCAAACTTTGCGAACTGCGGGATATTTCACGGGAGCTGGACCGCAATATCGCCCGCAGCTGGGCCATGATCATCGCCCCCAATGTCGCCTGTGTCCTCGGCGTGTTCACCCTCGGCTTCGGCGTGGCGGCCTCGGTTTTCACCAACAATGTCGCGGCGCTCGCGGCGCTCGCCAACGGCCTGCTGCCCATGCGAAAGGTCGCCCTCCTGGAAGCCGAACGGCGCCATCAGCTCGAACTCGAATTGAAGCGTGCGGGCTGTGATAATGTGGGCCGAACCGGAATCCCTGATGCCGCCGTCACCATGGAAACCGCGGGCACGGCGACGGGTATCGAGGATGCCGACGACGGCAGACAGGACGCGCTCGCGGCATGA
- a CDS encoding P-type ATPase, giving the protein MAESITFGSNWLRIEDRRVFGPGGGRTARRFARQVLALPDIESLTLDPSQSSAVIKHRTAGANLSAFRQRLAAAIGTDSGGLEDRALPHWPADTKLTLHRREGLISLFRIGAIEEGWLELQHPRLKGHSAFARNIEAGLGALGAVTRVSGNAASGTIRVRYDASALEPLTVVRVAEGFLTGNDMSRVPEPASVDFRVAHASVGLGAVGELMLPLATPVAAGLLVAANLGVLQDAGKQIGRGKLGVPVFHTALLACSIATGQVLAYALTEWSLRYWQRNWRRNLAQETHALLEDSLPLPAQATVLGTGGRETREAVADLRPGDRIRVPTSEPCPVDGRVVAGNALVQETSLRGSRGLMRKGAGDEVLAGSVVVSGALELEVVRTGPDTRAAQLTRAILETAAGMPADRTMRRKAEDLADRTVLPTLATAGVGWAAGDLITVGAILHQDWVSGPGLALPMQTLRDMRLALHSGVLLKSPSALVRLRESDFLVVDGDLPGLLDPDLELAQVDSRLPDTDTLLRHAAGAGLFLGDERAEALARSCLQRGLVVREPELLSLDADAVGVRIGRHTVSLVNRPGRSKTAPAPLLVRIDGVDVAELRFAYGALPHAARTLARLRALGMQQIVVVSSRAESEAAELAQRLGADLSGGGLSPEQKLRFLQGLKKRGVRATVVLDFGRNPDAAGEAHVAVAFGSQTADGGPCDIAILGESLDPLVDLMGLAQGHEADVVSACRMAAIPNLLCIAGAFAGLLNGITSGIIANIGVMNVDRRMRRALQMARTRRSPVLR; this is encoded by the coding sequence ATGGCCGAGAGCATCACGTTCGGTTCCAATTGGCTGCGCATTGAGGACAGACGGGTCTTCGGCCCGGGCGGCGGAAGGACTGCCCGCCGTTTTGCCCGGCAGGTACTGGCTCTTCCCGACATCGAATCACTCACCCTGGACCCGTCCCAAAGCAGCGCTGTCATAAAGCACCGCACCGCTGGAGCCAACCTCAGCGCGTTTCGGCAGCGGCTGGCCGCGGCGATCGGCACCGACAGCGGCGGATTGGAGGACCGGGCTTTGCCGCATTGGCCGGCGGATACCAAGCTGACGCTCCATCGGCGCGAGGGCTTGATCTCGCTGTTCCGGATCGGCGCGATCGAGGAAGGCTGGCTGGAGTTGCAGCATCCCCGGCTGAAGGGACATTCGGCATTCGCCCGGAACATCGAAGCCGGGCTCGGGGCACTGGGGGCCGTCACGCGAGTCTCCGGAAATGCCGCCTCCGGTACGATCCGGGTACGTTATGACGCCTCGGCGCTCGAGCCTTTGACCGTTGTGCGCGTTGCCGAAGGATTCCTCACGGGCAATGACATGTCGCGTGTTCCCGAACCCGCATCGGTCGATTTCCGGGTCGCCCATGCCAGCGTGGGCCTCGGCGCCGTCGGAGAATTGATGCTGCCGCTTGCGACGCCGGTCGCAGCCGGCCTGCTGGTCGCCGCCAACCTCGGCGTCCTGCAGGATGCCGGCAAGCAGATCGGCCGCGGGAAACTCGGGGTGCCGGTCTTTCATACCGCCCTGCTGGCCTGCTCTATCGCCACCGGCCAAGTGCTCGCCTATGCCTTGACCGAGTGGTCGCTGCGCTACTGGCAGCGGAACTGGCGGAGAAACCTGGCGCAGGAAACGCATGCGCTCCTGGAAGACAGTTTGCCGCTTCCGGCTCAGGCCACCGTGCTGGGCACCGGCGGACGCGAAACCCGGGAGGCAGTGGCCGACTTGCGGCCCGGCGACCGCATCAGGGTTCCGACATCGGAACCCTGTCCGGTCGACGGGCGCGTCGTCGCCGGCAACGCCCTGGTTCAGGAAACCAGCCTCCGCGGAAGCCGAGGCCTGATGAGAAAAGGCGCCGGTGACGAAGTGCTCGCGGGGAGCGTCGTCGTCAGCGGCGCCCTGGAACTCGAAGTCGTCCGTACCGGCCCGGACACCCGTGCCGCCCAGCTTACCCGGGCCATCCTCGAAACCGCCGCGGGGATGCCCGCCGACCGGACGATGCGGCGCAAGGCCGAAGATCTTGCGGACCGCACGGTACTCCCCACGCTGGCCACCGCCGGCGTGGGCTGGGCCGCGGGGGATCTGATCACCGTGGGCGCCATCCTGCATCAGGACTGGGTCAGCGGACCGGGTCTCGCCCTCCCGATGCAGACGCTGCGGGACATGCGGCTGGCCCTGCACAGCGGCGTCTTGCTCAAATCGCCCTCCGCCCTGGTCCGTCTCCGGGAAAGCGATTTCCTGGTGGTCGACGGCGATCTGCCGGGCCTCCTCGATCCGGACCTCGAGCTGGCTCAGGTGGACAGTCGGCTGCCGGACACCGACACGCTCCTGCGACACGCCGCAGGCGCCGGGCTCTTCCTCGGCGATGAACGCGCCGAGGCGCTGGCGCGGAGCTGTCTGCAGCGGGGGCTGGTCGTCCGCGAGCCGGAATTGCTGTCCCTGGACGCCGATGCGGTCGGCGTGCGAATCGGCCGCCATACCGTCAGCCTGGTGAACCGTCCCGGCCGTTCCAAGACGGCTCCGGCGCCCTTGCTGGTGCGCATCGATGGCGTCGACGTCGCCGAACTGCGGTTCGCCTACGGCGCCCTGCCGCATGCGGCCCGCACCCTGGCCCGTCTCCGCGCGCTCGGCATGCAGCAGATAGTCGTCGTTTCGTCCCGAGCGGAAAGCGAAGCCGCCGAACTCGCGCAGCGCCTCGGGGCCGATCTTTCCGGCGGAGGACTGAGCCCGGAGCAAAAGCTCCGCTTTCTACAGGGTCTGAAAAAACGCGGCGTTCGCGCCACGGTGGTCCTCGACTTCGGCAGGAATCCGGACGCCGCCGGTGAAGCCCATGTCGCCGTCGCGTTCGGAAGCCAGACTGCCGACGGAGGCCCTTGTGACATCGCCATCCTGGGCGAGTCGCTCGATCCCTTGGTCGATCTGATGGGATTGGCTCAGGGCCACGAAGCCGACGTCGTTTCGGCCTGCCGCATGGCGGCGATCCCGAACCTGCTCTGTATCGCCGGCGCCTTCGCCGGGCTGCTCAACGGCATCACCTCCGGGATCATCGCGAATATCGGCGTCATGAACGTCGACCGCCGCATGCGGCGAGCCCTGCAGATGGCAAGGACGCGCCGCTCTCCGGTTCTACGCTGA
- a CDS encoding 23S rRNA (adenine(2030)-N(6))-methyltransferase RlmJ has translation MLSYRHGFHAGNFADVLKHAVLVRIVQSLLRKPAPFFYLDTHAGAGRYDLESAMAKKNREHRSGIERLWKLTSVPPELEDYLAAVRALNPGGKLRHYPGSPLIVRHFLRSGDRMALCELHGTEIHSLRAVFGGERRITVDQMDGYQGLKAFLPPAERRGLVLCDPPFELRNERERMVEAAAAAWKRWPTGIFAYWYPIQDRRTADWLHRKFRRTGIDRLLALDLSVCPETGEKHMNGSGLVIVNPPWHLDEHMKTVLPWLHAALSPQGEGGWRIEWLAGETA, from the coding sequence ATGCTGAGCTACCGTCACGGCTTCCATGCCGGAAATTTCGCCGACGTCCTCAAGCATGCCGTGCTGGTGCGGATCGTCCAATCGCTGCTGCGCAAACCCGCGCCGTTCTTTTATCTGGACACCCACGCCGGTGCCGGCCGTTACGACCTGGAGTCGGCCATGGCCAAGAAGAACCGGGAGCATCGGAGCGGCATCGAACGGTTGTGGAAACTAACATCGGTGCCGCCCGAACTCGAGGATTATCTCGCCGCGGTGAGAGCGCTCAATCCGGGCGGCAAACTGCGGCATTACCCCGGTTCGCCGCTGATCGTCCGGCATTTTCTTCGCAGCGGCGACCGGATGGCGCTGTGCGAATTGCACGGCACGGAGATCCATTCGCTGCGCGCCGTCTTCGGCGGCGAGCGCCGGATCACGGTTGACCAGATGGACGGCTACCAGGGCCTCAAAGCCTTCCTGCCGCCAGCGGAGCGACGCGGCCTCGTGCTTTGCGATCCGCCCTTCGAGCTGCGCAACGAGCGCGAGCGGATGGTGGAAGCCGCGGCGGCCGCATGGAAACGTTGGCCCACCGGCATTTTCGCCTATTGGTACCCGATCCAGGACCGCCGCACGGCCGATTGGCTGCACCGGAAATTCCGCCGGACCGGCATCGACCGCCTCCTCGCCCTGGACCTGTCGGTATGCCCCGAAACGGGCGAGAAACACATGAACGGCAGCGGCCTGGTGATCGTCAACCCGCCCTGGCATCTCGACGAGCACATGAAGACGGTGCTGCCCTGGCTGCATGCGGCCCTCAGCCCCCAAGGGGAAGGCGGCTGGCGCATCGAATGGCTGGCGGGCGAAACGGCCTGA
- a CDS encoding NAD(P)/FAD-dependent oxidoreductase, producing MQQKQNKEPVPRILIVGGGAGGLELATRLGKTLGKKGKARITLIDAQPTHIWKPLLHEVAAGTMDVNDDELDYLAQANACHFRFVLGRMNGLDRTAKQVMLAPTLNAAGEEVIPACSHPYDILVIAVGSVCNDFGVPGVAQNCIFLDTTEEAQQFHRRLLEAYMRAHAMGGAKQPGQLDVAIVGGGATGIELSAQLHQASRLLAAYGLDNVKPSDIKIHLIEAAPRLLPELPPRLSEATVKQLLALDVQLHLGERVVEARPDGVLTHTGKFIPAALKVWAAGVKAPDFLARTDLETNRINQVVVRQTLQTTRDDHIFAIGDCSACPWPEKNGVVPPRAQSAHQEADTAYKNILRLLAGKALVDYHYRDYGSLVSLGQYSTVGNLMGNLLGSVMIEGVIARVVYLSLYKMHQYALFGPFRVGLFMVAQFFSRKLRPKIKLH from the coding sequence ATGCAACAGAAACAGAACAAGGAGCCGGTACCGCGAATTCTGATCGTCGGCGGAGGCGCCGGAGGCCTGGAGCTTGCGACCAGGCTGGGCAAGACCCTCGGTAAAAAAGGAAAGGCGCGGATCACCCTCATCGACGCCCAGCCCACCCACATCTGGAAGCCGCTGCTGCATGAGGTGGCGGCGGGCACCATGGATGTGAACGACGATGAACTGGATTACCTGGCCCAGGCCAATGCCTGCCACTTCCGTTTCGTGCTCGGACGCATGAACGGCCTGGACCGCACGGCCAAGCAGGTGATGCTCGCGCCGACCCTCAATGCCGCGGGCGAGGAGGTCATTCCCGCCTGCTCTCACCCCTACGACATCCTGGTCATCGCCGTCGGCAGTGTGTGCAACGATTTCGGCGTTCCCGGCGTGGCGCAGAACTGCATCTTTCTGGATACGACCGAGGAGGCCCAGCAGTTTCACCGCCGTCTGCTCGAAGCCTACATGCGCGCCCATGCCATGGGCGGGGCGAAGCAGCCCGGTCAGCTCGACGTGGCCATCGTCGGCGGCGGCGCCACCGGCATCGAGCTTTCGGCGCAACTGCATCAGGCCAGCCGGCTGCTGGCGGCCTATGGCTTGGATAACGTCAAACCGTCGGATATCAAGATTCATTTGATCGAGGCCGCCCCCCGGCTGCTGCCCGAGCTGCCGCCGCGCCTTTCCGAAGCCACCGTCAAGCAACTGCTGGCTCTCGATGTGCAATTGCACCTCGGAGAGCGAGTCGTGGAGGCGCGGCCGGACGGTGTTCTGACGCATACCGGCAAATTCATCCCCGCCGCGCTGAAAGTCTGGGCGGCCGGGGTGAAGGCGCCGGATTTCCTGGCACGGACCGACCTGGAAACCAACCGCATCAATCAGGTCGTGGTGCGCCAGACGCTGCAGACGACGCGGGACGACCACATCTTCGCCATCGGCGACTGCAGCGCCTGTCCCTGGCCGGAAAAGAACGGCGTGGTGCCGCCTCGCGCCCAGTCGGCCCACCAGGAGGCCGACACGGCCTACAAGAACATTCTGCGGCTGCTGGCAGGCAAGGCGCTGGTCGATTATCACTACCGCGACTATGGCTCGCTGGTCTCGCTGGGTCAGTACAGCACGGTGGGCAATCTCATGGGGAACCTCCTGGGCAGCGTGATGATCGAGGGTGTGATCGCCCGGGTGGTCTACCTGAGTCTTTACAAGATGCACCAGTACGCCTTGTTCGGGCCGTTCCGGGTCGGCCTGTTCATGGTCGCTCAATTCTTCAGCCGGAAGTTGCGGCCGAAGATCAAGCTGCACTGA
- a CDS encoding CHAD domain-containing protein, whose protein sequence is MIQETEGDTGRAGVEPTAACRADVAVRRFIAQFLERMLSCEAGILENRDPEALHEYRVALRRSRALLGEMKGVFPERDTVRCLHRLKWLGALTGPLRDCHVMLGEFPVYEAAVPESLRPALAPLRSHLEQEAARAHRVLADRLRRPAYRRTIESWRRFLERPAPKRPSAPNARAPAGVVCGRRIWKLYRRMLRDAAALGPDSPQEAFHALRKQGKKLRYLLEFSASLQADGKIRGLIAQLKKLQDVLGEFQDASVQRARLLTLAELMRQEGQPVEALLAVGVLVGSMEQRQSRCRGAFRESWEAFGGKPTRRRFRRLFGPGDGEGDRDRRGV, encoded by the coding sequence GTGATTCAGGAAACCGAAGGGGACACAGGACGGGCCGGCGTCGAGCCGACGGCGGCATGCCGTGCCGATGTGGCGGTCCGCCGGTTCATTGCGCAGTTCCTCGAGCGCATGCTGTCGTGCGAAGCGGGGATTCTGGAAAACCGTGATCCCGAGGCATTGCACGAATACCGCGTGGCCCTGCGCCGCAGCCGCGCTTTGCTGGGGGAGATGAAAGGCGTGTTCCCCGAACGCGATACCGTCCGCTGTCTGCATCGCTTGAAGTGGCTGGGGGCGCTGACCGGACCGCTGCGGGATTGCCATGTCATGCTTGGCGAATTTCCGGTCTACGAAGCGGCAGTGCCCGAATCGCTGCGGCCGGCGCTGGCGCCGCTGAGGTCGCATCTGGAACAGGAGGCCGCGCGGGCTCACCGGGTTCTGGCGGATCGTCTGCGGCGTCCGGCCTACCGGCGCACGATCGAAAGCTGGCGCCGGTTCCTCGAACGGCCCGCACCGAAGCGGCCGTCGGCGCCGAACGCCCGCGCGCCCGCCGGAGTCGTCTGCGGGCGGCGCATCTGGAAACTCTATCGACGGATGTTGCGGGACGCCGCAGCGCTCGGCCCGGACAGTCCGCAGGAGGCGTTCCATGCCTTGCGCAAGCAGGGCAAGAAACTGCGTTATCTGCTGGAATTTTCGGCCTCGCTCCAGGCCGACGGCAAAATCCGCGGCCTCATCGCCCAATTGAAAAAGCTCCAGGACGTGCTCGGCGAATTCCAGGACGCATCCGTGCAGCGTGCCCGTCTGCTGACGTTGGCGGAACTCATGAGGCAGGAGGGCCAGCCGGTCGAAGCTTTGCTGGCCGTGGGTGTCCTGGTCGGGTCCATGGAACAGCGCCAGTCGCGCTGCAGGGGGGCTTTCCGGGAAAGCTGGGAGGCATTTGGCGGCAAGCCGACCCGCCGGCGTTTTCGCCGGCTGTTCGGCCCGGGCGATGGCGAAGGAGACAGAGACCGGCGCGGGGTTTAA